GCCTGAAACGCGCGTCTCGGCTGCCGGCCCGTTCCATGGAGATAGGCGATGCGGTAGCCCAGCTTCAGGTTGAAGAGGTCCAGCGCCGGCCCACCCACTTCGCCCGATAGACCGGCGGCAATATAGAACTGCGGTTCCGCGGCCAGCAGGCTTCCCACAGTCAGCTCCAGATTGGCTCCTCCACGGCCCAGTGCCGCCTCGCGCGCAAAGCTCGCGTAGCTATCGGCGTTGGTCAGCGGACGGCGACCAGGGTAGGCGTCCTGCCATTCATACGTGTCGTGGTTGAAGCTCGCGTCATGGGCATGAGCCGCTTCATGAAGGAGCGTGTCGATCAGAGACTTGTGGCCGAAGAAGTTCTGGAACGGATAGGGATCGCAGAAGAAAATATCCGGACGACCGGCATAGGCAAACCCCTTGACATTTCCACCATCGGCACTTTGGCACCGTGCATCCGAATCAGGACGGCAGTGATACGTGAACGCGTCCGCATCGAGGTCTCCGAGGATATGTTCGAATTGGCTGCGAATTTGCCCGGTCGCGGCGGCGTTGTTGGCCTCGATGTTGAAGTGCCGCCGCAGGAGACTTCCGATCCTCTCGGGGCTGGTTAGACTCGTCAATGCGGCACGTATCCACCGGCCCGCCGACGCCTGGGCTCGAGAGACATTGCCCTCCACCTCTTTTTGATTGGGCTGACAATCGGCGCCATAGGCGATCGCGCGCATCAGACGGGTTGCGGATGCCCTGCCAAGCGGGCGCCTCACCCCAAGCCTGTCATGACCGGCCACGACCGCGTCCGCGACTCGATCGGCTTCGGTTTCCAGAGGCTCGCCGATCTGGCTGAGCCCCATGGGGATTGGCACCGTGGAACCATCTTGTTGCACGACATGCGCCAACTCGTGAGCGAGCAGCTTCCGGCCCGGAGACGTTCCCGGCGCATATTGTCCGGCGCCGAACACGACCTCTCGCCCGACTGTATAGGCCGAGGCGTTCACCGCGCGAGCTGATTGCGCCGCCTGTTCATCCGCATGCACTCGCACCCGGCTGAAATCATGACCAAAGCGCGGCTCGAAGAACGAGCGTGTGCTCCGGTCGAGCGGCTGGCCGGACGATCGCAGCACCTCATGGACAGGCGCCGGCACGGTCTGCTGCTGGGGCTCGCTGCTTGATCGCCGCTCCCCGCTCGTCTTGCTGCAAGCATGACAATGGCCAGCGAGACGTGACGATCCGCCGCAGGCGCATCGACGTTGAAGAAGGAAGCCCGCAGGCGTCGGCATGAACGACTTGATCGCCGTTGACCGGTTCACTTTCTTCCACGACCTTTCTTTGGCGTCGGCACCTTCCGGTGCCCCTGAAGCACGCGCTGCGGAGCGGTCAGTTTCAACGTCAGCCAATAGGTGGCGCCTTCCTGAACATCGCCGGCGACCGTCTCCCGCACCAGTTGCACATCGAGGAAATCCGTCGCCCGGATGCCAGCGCCCACCTCCGCCGAGGCCGCGGCGGACACATCACCGCCCGCCGCCAACCCCGCACCGATTGAACCCAACGCAAAAAGCCCGCCCTGCTTGCCCGGGTCGATGCGGACGCCGACCTTGGCCAGGAAGGTGGAACTCTCGCCCGGTCCGGACAGGGACAGGCTCGACTCGAAGTTGAAGGTCAGGTACGTGTTGATGGGCACGAGGGGCAGCGGACGGTCCCTCTTCTCGAGTCCGACGCCCAGACCAAGGCCAAGATGGCTGCCGGCGCCCAGGCTGATAGTCGGCAGAAAGCCATGCCTTCGCGCCAAGCGGTTCAACCGAGGCAAGCCCCGCTCGCCGAGTTCTCCCGCGAGGAATCCCAAGATGGCGGGCACGGCAAAACTCGCCAGATCGGAGTCGAGCCCCTTGGGCAAGGCGATGCCCATCGCCACGCCCGACAGTCGGCCGAAGTGCCGGCCGATCAGGTCGGGATCCTCGGTCGCAATATCGGCGATCAAATGGCCGAGCGCGCGACGCCCCCGTTGCGTGAAGGGTTGCGGTGGATCGGTGAACCCCATCGGGATATCGCAGGTGCCGTCTTGCCTCTGTCCGGACACGGCCGAGATAAAATCCGGGCTGGACTCAACGAACTTGCCGGTTTCCTTGCTGAAACAGACCTGATCACCGGGCGGATACCCTCGGGACGGGGGAATCTCGCGGTAACATTGCAGACCAGGATGAAGTTTCCCCGATTCCTCTGAATCGCGGCACCATTTGCCCTGCTTGACCAGCTTTTGATAGGCGGCCTCGGTCTTACCGGCAGGCTGGCGCTGCACGACGCCGCTTGCGGCCGTTGATTGGACGATCTCCGTGGAGAGGCCGCCAGTGTCGGCGCGTTGATCAAGACGAATCCGATTGGTTCCGGTCTGCTGCACCACGTGCGTCAGTTCATGGGCCATCAGCCGCCGCCCTTCGATCGTGCCTGGTAAGAACTGCCCGGCACCGAACACGATGTGATGGCCCATTGTGTAGGCATGGGCGTTCATGTCTCGCGCCGATTGCTCGGCCGGCGCGCCGGCATGGATGCGCACCTTCGAAAAATCATGTCCGAACCGGGGCTC
The DNA window shown above is from Nitrospira tepida and carries:
- a CDS encoding eCIS core domain-containing protein; this encodes MPAPVHEVLRSSGQPLDRSTRSFFEPRFGHDFSRVRVHADEQAAQSARAVNASAYTVGREVVFGAGQYAPGTSPGRKLLAHELAHVVQQDGSTVPIPMGLSQIGEPLETEADRVADAVVAGHDRLGVRRPLGRASATRLMRAIAYGADCQPNQKEVEGNVSRAQASAGRWIRAALTSLTSPERIGSLLRRHFNIEANNAAATGQIRSQFEHILGDLDADAFTYHCRPDSDARCQSADGGNVKGFAYAGRPDIFFCDPYPFQNFFGHKSLIDTLLHEAAHAHDASFNHDTYEWQDAYPGRRPLTNADSYASFAREAALGRGGANLELTVGSLLAAEPQFYIAAGLSGEVGGPALDLFNLKLGYRIAYLHGTGRQPRRAFQAGEIGLRINPIGKRVYVDVTTGAFLGQNFTDNELMAGIANRLSAGYRGERADLGLDLEHLRDFVADQDLVIVGVRTAVRF
- a CDS encoding eCIS core domain-containing protein, with the protein product MKLHAPAQRRSTTASPPMPMRAGLLQRRCSCGGAAGFGGACEACQEKKVPLEPVQAKLRINEPGDAYEQEADRVAEQVMRMPAGEIRARQQDGATRPLMRRRAMETAEGIAEAPPIVHEVLSSSGQPLDAATRAFFEPRFGHDFSKVRIHAGAPAEQSARDMNAHAYTMGHHIVFGAGQFLPGTIEGRRLMAHELTHVVQQTGTNRIRLDQRADTGGLSTEIVQSTAASGVVQRQPAGKTEAAYQKLVKQGKWCRDSEESGKLHPGLQCYREIPPSRGYPPGDQVCFSKETGKFVESSPDFISAVSGQRQDGTCDIPMGFTDPPQPFTQRGRRALGHLIADIATEDPDLIGRHFGRLSGVAMGIALPKGLDSDLASFAVPAILGFLAGELGERGLPRLNRLARRHGFLPTISLGAGSHLGLGLGVGLEKRDRPLPLVPINTYLTFNFESSLSLSGPGESSTFLAKVGVRIDPGKQGGLFALGSIGAGLAAGGDVSAAASAEVGAGIRATDFLDVQLVRETVAGDVQEGATYWLTLKLTAPQRVLQGHRKVPTPKKGRGRK